From Mucilaginibacter rubeus, a single genomic window includes:
- the hflX gene encoding GTPase HflX, producing MKQKFYDTAVKQEKAVLVGVITPNETDEIEKEHLEELEFLASTAGALTVNHFTQKLQRPDRATFVGSGKLEEIKAYVKEEEIDIVIFDDGLSPSQLRNIENELQVKILDRNNLILDIFASRAQTAQAKTQVELAQLQYLLPRLTRLWTHLERQKGGIGMRGPGESQIETDRRLILNKISLLKDKLKQIDKQNETQRKNRHQLVRTALVGYTNVGKSTIMNMIAKSEVFAENKLFATLDTTVRKVVIENLPFLMSDTVGFIRKLPHHLVECFKSTLDETREADILIHVVDISHPNFEDQIYTVNETLKDIGAIDKRIITVFNKIDAFKPEDHQVAQQEEPLTLEDFKQSWMAKNNAPAIFISATKKENVEEFRALLYKEVKAIHTERYPYDALLY from the coding sequence ATGAAGCAAAAATTTTATGATACTGCTGTGAAGCAGGAAAAAGCTGTACTTGTTGGGGTGATAACACCAAATGAAACCGACGAAATAGAGAAGGAACACCTTGAAGAACTGGAGTTTTTAGCCAGCACCGCGGGGGCGTTAACCGTTAATCATTTCACCCAAAAATTGCAGCGCCCGGATAGAGCTACTTTTGTTGGCTCGGGCAAGTTGGAAGAGATAAAAGCCTACGTTAAGGAAGAGGAAATAGATATAGTTATTTTTGACGATGGCCTATCGCCTTCGCAACTGCGTAATATTGAAAACGAACTACAGGTTAAAATCCTTGACAGGAATAACCTGATCCTGGATATTTTCGCCAGTCGCGCCCAAACGGCCCAGGCCAAGACCCAGGTTGAGCTTGCTCAATTACAATACCTGCTACCCCGCCTTACCCGCCTCTGGACTCACTTAGAGCGTCAGAAGGGTGGTATTGGTATGCGCGGTCCGGGTGAGTCGCAAATTGAAACCGACCGTCGTTTGATCCTGAATAAGATATCGTTGTTAAAAGATAAGCTGAAACAGATTGATAAGCAAAACGAAACCCAGCGTAAAAACCGCCATCAGTTAGTGCGTACGGCGCTGGTGGGCTACACCAACGTAGGTAAATCAACTATCATGAATATGATAGCCAAATCGGAAGTGTTTGCCGAAAATAAATTGTTTGCTACACTGGATACTACGGTAAGAAAAGTAGTGATCGAAAACCTGCCTTTCCTGATGTCGGATACGGTAGGGTTTATCCGTAAGCTCCCTCACCATTTGGTGGAGTGTTTTAAATCTACGCTTGATGAAACCCGCGAGGCGGATATCCTGATCCATGTTGTTGATATTTCACATCCAAATTTTGAAGACCAGATCTATACCGTTAACGAAACCCTGAAGGATATCGGCGCCATTGATAAACGCATTATCACCGTGTTTAACAAAATAGATGCCTTTAAACCCGAAGATCACCAGGTAGCCCAGCAGGAAGAACCGTTAACACTGGAGGATTTTAAACAAAGCTGGATGGCCAAAAACAACGCACCGGCCATATTTATTTCGGCAACTAAAAAGGAAAACGTTGAGGAATTCAGGGCTTTACTGTATAAAGAAGTGAAAGCGATACATACGGAGAGATATCCGTATGATGCTTTATTGTATTGA
- the folE gene encoding GTP cyclohydrolase I FolE codes for MSDSQFSQDTDDDDFGGYIKIDRYNQERIDSLKDNYHNVLKQIGEEPEREGLLKTPERVAKAMLYLTHGYELNAEEILNSAKFKEEYSQMVVVKDIEVYSMCEHHMLPFFGKAHVAYIPNGHVVGLSKIPRVVDVFARRLQVQERLTNEIRDCIQQTLNPIGVGVVIECRHLCMSMRGVQKQNSVTTTSAFTGEFLKEKTRTEFLNLISSKLS; via the coding sequence ATGAGCGATTCACAATTTAGCCAGGATACCGACGACGACGATTTCGGCGGTTACATCAAAATAGATCGTTATAACCAGGAACGCATTGATAGTTTAAAAGATAACTATCACAACGTTTTAAAGCAGATAGGCGAGGAGCCAGAACGTGAAGGTTTACTAAAAACCCCCGAGCGTGTAGCCAAAGCCATGCTTTATTTAACCCATGGCTATGAACTTAATGCCGAAGAAATTTTGAACTCGGCCAAGTTTAAGGAAGAGTACAGCCAGATGGTGGTGGTGAAAGACATTGAAGTTTATTCGATGTGCGAGCACCATATGCTGCCTTTCTTTGGCAAGGCGCACGTGGCATACATTCCTAACGGGCATGTAGTGGGTTTAAGCAAAATTCCCCGCGTGGTTGATGTATTTGCCCGCCGCCTGCAGGTACAGGAACGTTTAACCAACGAAATCCGTGATTGCATTCAGCAAACCCTGAACCCTATTGGTGTTGGTGTGGTAATTGAGTGCCGTCACCTGTGCATGAGCATGCGCGGTGTGCAAAAACAAAACTCGGTAACCACGACATCTGCCTTTACCGGCGAGTTCCTGAAAGAAAAAACCAGGACTGAGTTTTTAAATTTGATAAGCTCTAAGTTGAGTTAA
- a CDS encoding ATP-binding protein yields MTTSGKIRLLLALLGLSLLFTAIIVQKTYTPVNSLVQSARVLEDNLHNKEIFINKQLEEKWSLKKLMNLRNNEQDAINAIENFTTKNGIWFITLTNNKLSFWSGIKVLPDSTNTIKEGYSFIQQPNGYYETFRKTEGNSSVIFFIPVKINYAFQNKYLQNKFAKDLLDDDNIDIADFTDINVYEVHSSDNEYLFSVKLKNNDTNNDFVYYELSFWILTAITLCILMHNICNYVASKGYVLLSIIFLALYIVLFRFVNLHYNLPDFTYKLSIFNPIFYGSSLVYPSLGDFCINILVIFWFVAYVYKQRRSFFNNIQTKTSGYVIVVVGILILIAVSTSLLRLFYGLVINSKINFDVNNVLSLTGFSLLGVLMLCFSFLIFYLLNEVVLTICFKTNVPKTHQLFLFLSGIALTTLAFAYYKEFTLFYILWAILVLIRAYSFLYQKEELFATSFLGIVFVCALIAAIKLNHFEDLKEHETRKALIQKLEIPDDATADYIFKKVENQIITDTAIMRYFTNGLHNGDYLKTRFQKLYFDGYLSKYEFKVHEYDANEEPTSADKNYSLSVFKDLVLYSSFKVSDYFYRENESFGYQNYFAILPVNTSNKQLGTIVIELKSKPLQSSGAFPELLIDGNINPENDFKDYSYAFYSDNKLLSQRGTYVYSLDNTEFKSDLKKYTEKTTQNHSTVWYESFTTYNHLIYKPSERNLIVVSREENSLYYAVTSLTFFLVVILIFSAILITIRWLWARIKIFNIAEDGLKINLRINFDKVLYKTRIQISMILAVVVTLVLVGFITFLSISNQYHTQQEKMIRDKITRIASAFENGLFTQYVEHINEESQVHFNDLANTYATDLTVFDTNGIPLLTTQPKVYENGLVAKRMNARAFIFLSKLQKTEFVNDEKIGELSYKAAYAPITLTASNKTVAYIQVPYFSNEADYKERISSLLNVMINVYAIVFIAIGLFAIIIARQITAPLNFIQQNLSKTIYGKKNEQIKWSRDDEIGALVKEYNKMISALENSAQRLAQSERESAWREMAKQVAHEIKNPLTPLKLGLQLLDKSWKDKDPKFDQKFERFSKSFVEQIESLSSIASEFSAFAKMPDTRIEQINIFDMLNQAVIIFKQMDNVLISYQQPESVFTINADRDQLLRCFNNLLKNAIEATPHDRKCIIDINYLVTSKNILLTIKDNGNGIPEEMREKIFEPNFTTKSSGTGLGLAFIKNSIENANGKIWFETTMGVGTTFYLSLPAA; encoded by the coding sequence TTGACTACATCGGGGAAAATACGCCTATTGCTTGCTCTTTTGGGGCTTAGTTTGCTGTTTACGGCCATTATTGTTCAAAAAACATATACGCCGGTAAACAGTCTTGTGCAATCTGCCCGGGTACTGGAAGATAATCTTCACAACAAGGAGATCTTTATAAACAAACAGCTGGAGGAAAAATGGAGCCTTAAAAAGCTGATGAACCTGCGCAATAACGAGCAGGATGCCATTAACGCCATTGAAAACTTCACTACCAAAAACGGCATCTGGTTTATTACCTTAACCAACAACAAACTCAGTTTTTGGAGCGGCATCAAAGTGCTGCCCGATAGTACAAATACCATTAAGGAGGGTTATTCATTTATCCAGCAGCCCAACGGATATTATGAAACATTCCGGAAAACGGAAGGCAACTCTTCGGTTATCTTTTTTATCCCGGTAAAAATCAATTACGCTTTTCAGAATAAATATCTCCAAAACAAATTCGCCAAAGACCTGCTTGACGATGATAACATTGATATAGCCGATTTTACGGATATCAATGTTTACGAAGTACACAGCAGCGATAATGAATACCTGTTTTCGGTAAAGCTCAAAAACAATGACACCAATAATGACTTTGTTTACTATGAGCTTTCCTTCTGGATCCTGACAGCTATTACGCTCTGTATCCTGATGCATAATATCTGCAATTATGTGGCTTCTAAAGGCTACGTGTTGCTATCCATCATTTTCCTGGCTTTATATATAGTGCTATTCAGGTTTGTTAACCTGCATTATAACCTGCCCGATTTTACCTATAAGCTCAGTATCTTCAATCCCATATTTTATGGTTCGAGCCTGGTTTATCCTTCGCTTGGCGATTTTTGCATCAATATCTTGGTGATTTTTTGGTTTGTGGCTTATGTGTACAAGCAGCGCCGCAGTTTCTTTAATAACATACAAACTAAAACAAGTGGCTATGTAATAGTTGTCGTTGGTATTTTAATCCTTATAGCAGTATCAACATCTCTACTACGTTTATTTTACGGTTTAGTCATCAACTCAAAAATCAATTTTGATGTAAATAACGTGCTTAGTTTAACTGGCTTTAGCTTGCTGGGGGTATTGATGCTATGCTTTAGCTTTTTGATATTTTACCTGCTGAACGAGGTTGTCCTGACCATATGTTTTAAAACCAATGTACCTAAAACACACCAGCTTTTCCTATTTTTATCCGGCATTGCCCTAACTACCCTGGCATTTGCTTATTACAAGGAATTTACGCTGTTTTATATTTTATGGGCCATATTGGTATTGATAAGGGCCTACAGCTTTCTTTATCAAAAAGAGGAACTTTTTGCTACTTCGTTTTTAGGTATAGTGTTTGTTTGCGCCCTGATAGCAGCCATTAAGCTTAACCATTTTGAAGACCTTAAAGAACACGAAACCCGGAAAGCCCTCATACAAAAGCTGGAGATCCCGGATGATGCCACGGCCGACTATATTTTCAAAAAGGTAGAAAACCAGATTATCACCGATACGGCCATAATGCGTTATTTTACAAATGGCCTGCATAATGGCGATTATCTTAAAACCCGTTTTCAGAAGCTTTATTTTGATGGCTATCTTTCAAAATATGAGTTTAAGGTTCATGAGTATGATGCCAATGAAGAACCAACATCGGCGGATAAAAACTACTCGCTAAGCGTATTTAAAGACCTGGTGCTGTACAGTTCATTTAAAGTGTCCGATTATTTTTATCGTGAAAACGAATCATTCGGATATCAGAACTACTTTGCCATACTACCTGTAAATACCAGTAATAAGCAATTGGGCACCATTGTAATCGAGCTTAAATCAAAGCCCTTGCAATCTTCAGGTGCATTCCCCGAATTGCTGATTGACGGTAATATCAACCCTGAAAATGATTTTAAAGATTATTCATATGCCTTTTACAGCGATAATAAACTGCTAAGCCAACGTGGTACTTATGTTTATTCGCTTGATAACACCGAGTTTAAAAGTGATCTGAAAAAGTACACTGAGAAAACCACGCAAAATCACAGCACGGTTTGGTATGAAAGTTTCACCACGTACAATCACCTGATATACAAACCCAGCGAAAGGAACCTGATTGTGGTTAGCCGCGAGGAAAATTCGCTTTATTACGCGGTTACTTCGCTTACCTTCTTTTTGGTGGTGATACTGATCTTCAGTGCCATCCTGATCACGATCAGGTGGTTATGGGCGCGCATTAAAATCTTCAACATTGCCGAAGATGGCCTGAAGATAAACCTCAGGATTAATTTTGATAAGGTATTGTACAAAACCCGCATCCAGATCTCGATGATACTGGCCGTTGTTGTTACATTAGTGCTGGTTGGTTTTATCACTTTCCTGTCCATCAGCAATCAGTACCACACTCAGCAGGAAAAAATGATCAGGGATAAAATAACCCGGATAGCATCGGCATTTGAAAACGGTCTTTTTACCCAATACGTTGAACACATAAACGAGGAGAGCCAGGTACATTTTAATGATTTGGCGAATACCTATGCAACCGATCTTACGGTATTTGATACTAACGGTATTCCGTTGCTAACTACGCAGCCCAAAGTTTACGAGAACGGGCTGGTTGCCAAGCGGATGAACGCCCGGGCATTCATATTTTTGAGCAAGCTGCAAAAAACCGAATTTGTAAACGATGAAAAAATAGGTGAGCTGAGCTACAAGGCCGCTTATGCTCCGATAACGCTTACCGCCTCAAATAAAACAGTGGCTTATATCCAGGTGCCATATTTTAGTAATGAAGCCGACTACAAAGAAAGAATAAGTTCATTGCTCAACGTGATGATAAACGTTTATGCCATAGTTTTCATAGCTATAGGTTTGTTTGCCATCATCATTGCCCGGCAAATAACAGCACCGCTAAACTTCATCCAGCAAAACTTAAGTAAAACCATCTACGGTAAAAAGAACGAGCAGATCAAGTGGTCGCGCGATGACGAGATCGGGGCGTTGGTTAAAGAGTATAACAAAATGATCTCGGCACTTGAAAACAGCGCCCAGCGTTTGGCGCAATCTGAACGTGAAAGCGCCTGGCGCGAAATGGCCAAACAGGTTGCCCATGAAATCAAGAACCCGCTAACGCCGTTAAAGCTTGGTTTGCAGTTACTTGATAAGTCATGGAAGGATAAAGACCCTAAGTTTGACCAAAAATTTGAGCGTTTCAGCAAGTCGTTTGTTGAGCAGATAGAGAGCCTGTCGTCAATAGCATCAGAGTTTTCGGCTTTTGCCAAGATGCCGGATACCCGTATTGAACAGATCAATATTTTTGATATGCTCAACCAGGCCGTTATCATTTTTAAGCAAATGGATAACGTACTGATCAGCTATCAGCAACCCGAAAGCGTGTTTACCATCAATGCCGACCGCGACCAGTTATTGCGCTGCTTTAATAACCTGCTAAAAAATGCTATTGAGGCTACGCCGCATGACAGGAAATGCATCATCGATATCAATTACCTGGTAACCAGTAAAAATATCCTGCTTACCATTAAAGATAACGGTAACGGGATCCCTGAAGAAATGCGCGAAAAGATCTTTGAACCTAACTTCACCACCAAAAGTTCCGGAACTGGTTTAGGTCTCGCATTCATCAAAAACTCCATCGAAAACGCTAACGGCAAAATTTGGTTTGAAACAACCATGGGCGTTGGTACCACATTTTATTTGAGTTTACCGGCGGCTTAA
- a CDS encoding 6-pyruvoyl trahydropterin synthase family protein, with the protein MIHITRKEHFNAAHRMYREEWSAEKNFEVFGKCANPNWHGHNYNLFVTVKGEVTHATGYLIDLKELKTIINEYVIEKLDHKNINKDVDFMAGKMASTELLCIEIFNQLKAPIEAYEGVFLHSVKLYETENNSAEYFGG; encoded by the coding sequence ATGATACATATAACGCGCAAGGAACATTTTAATGCCGCTCACCGGATGTACCGTGAGGAATGGAGCGCTGAAAAAAACTTTGAGGTGTTTGGCAAATGCGCAAACCCCAACTGGCATGGTCACAATTACAACTTGTTTGTAACTGTAAAAGGTGAAGTTACGCACGCCACAGGCTACCTGATAGATTTGAAAGAGCTGAAGACGATCATCAATGAGTATGTTATTGAAAAGCTCGACCATAAAAACATCAACAAGGATGTTGACTTTATGGCCGGCAAAATGGCATCGACAGAGTTACTCTGCATTGAGATTTTTAACCAGTTGAAAGCACCTATCGAAGCTTACGAAGGCGTGTTTTTACATTCAGTAAAACTGTACGAAACCGAAAATAATTCTGCCGAGTATTTTGGCGGTTAA
- a CDS encoding DUF3857 domain-containing protein, whose protein sequence is MNKLLTLIAMGAFATAVKAQAPAIPTAQAFGKVDKADLEMKACDFEKDANAEVLFDKGEVYFDTQYQIIFERHKRIKIFNDNGKDEANIRLTFYSVNHAEFITGLQAETINLENGVATPIKVDKKQIFTQVVDKNRSAIVFSFPNVKPGSIIEFKYRHTIASLVDFPDWYFQGDLPTRYSELNTNIPDILTYKNLVNLHYPLVVDKMSGSNTHTQAMANIPSVKEEPYMDAVTDNSERILFQLLSIRGTFMHSFSDTWTKVGENVVKWEDFGEQLNRKLIGEETIVAKAKTFKTDDEKIAYIFNEVKNTMKWDEDYDKTTNDGTVKAWEKKTGNSTEVNLILYHLLQKSGLKVYPMMVSTRKHGRINPAYPNSYQFNSTVAYIPVDSAKYYVLDATNKYNLYNQVPYNFLNSFGFLINKADNAYEMTFLQNTNPVRQVVLINAEIKPDGKMAGSADISSFAYNRINVVRNYKTDGEKKYIENLRDNNNNLKISSLKIEDIDIDTLPVRQNINFNLDLTGSDDNYIYFNSNLFTDLNKNPFLSENRTTDINFGYRDNYAITGIFKLPAGYKVDALPKSVSMATPDNSIVFKRMIAEQDGQIMVRLNIDHKKSIYFKEEYSDFHEFCKKMYEMLNEQIVLKKS, encoded by the coding sequence ATGAATAAGTTATTAACCCTTATTGCAATGGGAGCCTTTGCAACTGCTGTAAAAGCACAAGCTCCTGCTATTCCAACCGCCCAGGCCTTTGGCAAGGTTGACAAAGCCGATCTTGAAATGAAGGCCTGCGATTTTGAAAAAGATGCCAACGCCGAAGTTCTTTTTGATAAAGGCGAGGTGTACTTTGATACACAATATCAGATCATATTTGAAAGGCACAAGCGTATCAAAATATTTAACGATAACGGTAAAGATGAAGCCAATATCCGCTTAACCTTTTACAGTGTTAACCATGCCGAATTTATAACCGGGCTACAGGCAGAAACCATTAACCTCGAAAACGGCGTGGCTACACCTATTAAGGTTGATAAAAAACAGATTTTTACACAAGTCGTTGATAAAAACCGTTCGGCAATAGTTTTTTCATTTCCTAACGTAAAACCGGGTAGTATCATCGAATTCAAATACAGGCATACCATTGCCAGCCTGGTTGATTTTCCGGATTGGTATTTCCAGGGTGATCTGCCAACGCGGTATAGCGAGCTTAATACCAATATTCCGGATATTCTCACTTATAAAAACCTGGTGAACCTTCATTACCCGCTGGTGGTTGATAAAATGTCGGGAAGCAATACGCACACACAAGCGATGGCCAATATCCCATCGGTAAAGGAAGAGCCTTATATGGATGCCGTAACCGATAATTCAGAGCGTATTCTTTTCCAGTTATTAAGCATCCGCGGAACCTTTATGCACAGCTTTTCCGATACCTGGACAAAGGTTGGCGAAAACGTTGTTAAATGGGAGGATTTTGGCGAGCAGCTTAACCGTAAACTCATCGGCGAGGAAACTATCGTAGCTAAAGCAAAAACTTTCAAAACCGACGACGAGAAAATCGCCTACATTTTCAATGAGGTTAAAAATACCATGAAGTGGGACGAGGACTATGACAAGACAACCAACGATGGCACAGTTAAGGCTTGGGAAAAGAAAACCGGCAACTCAACAGAAGTAAACCTGATCCTTTATCATTTGCTTCAAAAATCGGGTTTAAAGGTTTATCCAATGATGGTTAGTACCCGCAAGCATGGCCGTATCAACCCAGCCTATCCAAACTCATACCAGTTTAACAGCACGGTGGCATATATCCCTGTTGATAGTGCAAAATATTATGTGCTTGACGCTACAAACAAATACAACCTCTACAACCAGGTGCCATATAATTTCCTTAACTCGTTCGGGTTTTTAATCAATAAAGCAGATAATGCTTATGAGATGACGTTTCTACAAAACACCAACCCGGTGAGGCAGGTGGTTTTGATTAATGCCGAAATTAAGCCCGACGGTAAAATGGCCGGTAGTGCCGATATCAGCAGCTTTGCCTACAACAGGATCAATGTAGTAAGAAACTATAAAACCGATGGGGAGAAAAAATACATCGAAAACCTGCGCGATAATAACAACAACCTTAAAATATCATCGCTAAAAATTGAAGATATAGATATTGATACGCTGCCGGTGCGTCAAAATATTAACTTCAACCTCGATCTTACAGGTTCGGATGATAACTATATCTATTTTAATTCAAACCTGTTTACCGATCTGAATAAAAACCCGTTTTTAAGCGAGAACCGTACTACCGATATCAATTTTGGTTACCGTGACAACTATGCCATTACCGGTATTTTTAAACTGCCTGCAGGTTATAAGGTTGATGCATTGCCTAAAAGCGTAAGTATGGCTACCCCTGATAATTCAATAGTTTTTAAACGTATGATAGCCGAACAGGATGGGCAGATCATGGTGCGTCTTAATATCGACCATAAAAAATCAATATATTTTAAAGAAGAGTACTCAGATTTTCATGAGTTCTGTAAAAAAATGTACGAAATGCTTAACGAGCAGATCGTGCTTAAAAAGTCATAG
- the mqnB gene encoding futalosine hydrolase: MLILIVAATKFEVEPLVQALGNKVDVLITGAGMVPTAFGMARQLSNHTYDLVLNLGIAGSFDRNFHLGDVLEVIEDTFAELGAQDDEAFISIDTLGFGESVFTPGTSLNEVYPNFYLKKAKAITVNTVHGHEPSIQKVQQRLNPQLESMEGAAFFYACRQMNVQGMQIRAVSNYVEKRNRDAWNIGLAIKNLNTFAIDLVSQIINN, encoded by the coding sequence ATGCTTATACTCATTGTTGCAGCCACCAAATTTGAGGTTGAACCGCTTGTCCAGGCCCTGGGCAATAAGGTTGATGTACTTATAACAGGCGCGGGCATGGTGCCAACAGCCTTTGGCATGGCCCGCCAACTCAGCAACCATACTTATGATTTAGTACTAAATCTTGGTATCGCAGGCAGTTTCGACCGTAATTTTCATTTAGGCGACGTGCTGGAAGTTATCGAGGATACCTTTGCAGAGCTTGGCGCGCAGGATGATGAGGCTTTTATCTCCATAGATACCCTTGGCTTTGGCGAAAGCGTTTTTACACCGGGTACCTCGCTTAATGAAGTTTACCCGAACTTTTATCTGAAAAAAGCAAAGGCCATTACGGTTAATACGGTTCACGGGCACGAACCTTCTATTCAAAAGGTGCAGCAACGGCTAAATCCGCAGTTGGAAAGCATGGAAGGGGCTGCTTTTTTTTATGCCTGCCGGCAGATGAATGTACAGGGCATGCAGATCAGGGCAGTGTCAAATTATGTTGAAAAGCGTAACCGCGACGCCTGGAACATTGGGCTGGCCATTAAAAATCTGAATACATTTGCCATCGACCTGGTTAGCCAGATCATTAACAATTAA
- a CDS encoding menaquinone biosynthesis family protein, whose amino-acid sequence MKLTLGFSPCPNDTFIFDALIHHKIDTEGLEFEVFYDDVETLNQKAFRGELDITKLSYHAFAYVTDKYVLLDSGSALGFGVGPLLISDVEISVSDLEKNQIDDPKSGIRNPLIGIPGKYTTANFLLGLAFPEATNKQELVFSEIEDALLDSRIDVGLIIHENRFTYQNKGLKKIIDLGDYWEKRTGCAIPLGGIVTNRNLPLDVQHKINRVLRKSVEFAFANPKSGLEFIKQHAQEMSEEVMYKHIELYVNQYSVDLGEEGRKAINLMFDTALEKGIIPEIKQGIFLTA is encoded by the coding sequence ATGAAACTTACGCTCGGATTTTCGCCCTGTCCTAACGATACTTTTATTTTTGACGCCCTTATTCACCATAAAATTGATACTGAAGGACTGGAGTTTGAGGTATTTTATGATGATGTGGAAACCCTTAATCAAAAGGCTTTTCGTGGCGAGTTGGATATTACCAAGCTCAGCTACCACGCCTTTGCTTACGTGACTGATAAATATGTACTGCTTGATTCGGGCAGCGCGCTGGGGTTTGGTGTAGGGCCGCTTTTGATCTCGGATGTCGAAATTTCGGTTTCGGACCTGGAGAAAAATCAGATTGATGATCCAAAATCGGGGATTAGAAACCCGTTGATCGGTATTCCCGGTAAATATACTACCGCTAACTTTTTGTTAGGCCTTGCTTTCCCTGAAGCTACCAACAAACAGGAGCTGGTATTTTCAGAAATAGAAGATGCCTTGCTTGACAGTCGTATAGATGTTGGCTTGATTATTCACGAAAACCGCTTCACTTACCAAAACAAAGGCCTCAAAAAGATTATCGATCTTGGCGATTACTGGGAAAAACGTACCGGCTGTGCCATCCCATTAGGAGGTATTGTAACTAACCGCAATTTACCGCTGGATGTTCAGCATAAAATAAACCGGGTGCTACGCAAATCGGTTGAGTTTGCTTTTGCCAATCCAAAATCAGGTCTGGAGTTTATTAAACAACATGCCCAGGAAATGAGCGAGGAAGTGATGTACAAGCACATCGAGCTTTATGTAAACCAATACTCGGTTGATCTGGGCGAGGAAGGCCGTAAAGCTATTAACCTGATGTTTGATACCGCGCTGGAGAAAGGTATTATACCGGAGATAAAGCAGGGGATATTTTTGACGGCTTAA
- the fabD gene encoding ACP S-malonyltransferase: protein MKAYIFPGQGAQFPGMGKDLYDQSEKARELFEKANEILGFRITDVMFEGTAEDLVQTNVTQPAIYLHSTILATVLGDDFQPEMVAGHSLGEFSALVSAGALSFEDGLRLVAARANAMQKACEIQPSTMAAILGLDDFTVEDICERISEVVVPANYNCPGQLVISGSIAGIDEACIKMTEAGAKRALKLKVGGAFHSPLMEAARVELEAAIVATEIKAPVCPIYQNIDAKPYTDPELIKKNLIAQLTGAVRWTQTVMHMIEDGATSFTEVGPGNVLQGLVKKVDKTVATASAVLPQ, encoded by the coding sequence ATGAAAGCATATATTTTCCCGGGCCAGGGTGCCCAGTTTCCGGGTATGGGCAAGGACCTGTACGACCAGTCAGAAAAAGCACGTGAGCTGTTTGAAAAAGCCAACGAAATCTTGGGGTTCCGCATTACGGATGTAATGTTTGAGGGCACTGCCGAAGATTTGGTACAAACCAATGTTACCCAGCCTGCTATTTACCTGCACTCAACAATATTAGCTACAGTTTTGGGCGATGATTTTCAGCCGGAAATGGTTGCAGGCCATTCATTAGGCGAGTTTTCGGCATTAGTTTCTGCCGGGGCTTTATCATTTGAAGATGGCTTACGTTTAGTTGCCGCGCGTGCTAACGCCATGCAAAAAGCCTGCGAAATTCAACCATCAACCATGGCCGCTATTTTAGGTCTGGATGATTTTACGGTAGAAGACATTTGCGAGCGCATAAGCGAAGTGGTTGTGCCTGCAAACTACAACTGCCCGGGTCAGCTGGTAATATCCGGTTCAATTGCCGGTATTGACGAAGCCTGTATTAAAATGACCGAAGCAGGTGCTAAACGCGCTTTAAAACTTAAAGTAGGCGGCGCGTTCCACTCGCCATTAATGGAAGCTGCAAGGGTTGAATTGGAAGCAGCTATTGTTGCTACCGAAATTAAAGCCCCGGTATGCCCTATCTACCAAAACATAGATGCCAAGCCATACACCGATCCTGAATTGATCAAGAAAAACCTGATAGCCCAGCTAACAGGCGCCGTTAGGTGGACCCAAACCGTTATGCATATGATTGAAGATGGCGCTACATCATTCACCGAAGTAGGGCCGGGTAACGTACTGCAGGGCCTTGTAAAAAAGGTTGACAAAACCGTCGCGACAGCGAGCGCTGTATTACCGCAATAA